ATAGCATTCTATCCTGCTCCAATTATGACACTTATACTAACGCTATTTGGCATTATTAATACTATGGCATTTACTTGGTTATTAATAACTATCTTAGATGGATACGGAGTAATAATTATTTCAAAAATTGCTAAAAGAAGCGGTAAAAAAGAAATAATAAATCTTATGCTAAAAATACTATATTTTATAATAGTATTCATCTCTATATTAATCATACTTGCTAAATTAGGTTTTGATATTTCAGCAATTATTGCTTCATTAGGTATTGGTGGTTTAGCAGTTGCACTTGCTGCAAAAGATATTATCGCTAACTTTTTTGCTTCTGTTTTAATGTTATTTGATAATTCATTTTCTCAAAGTGATTGGGTAGAAATTAACGGAATAGAAGGAACAATAGTTGAAACAGGTCTTAGAAAAACAACCATAAGAACTTTTGATAACTGCTTAGTATTTATCCCAAATTCTACGATATTAAATGGAAACATAAAAAATTATTCAAAAAGAAAATATGGTAGAAGAGTAAGAATGAGCGTTGGCTTGACATACGACGCAAGCACAGAGCAAATACAAAATTTTATAAACGATATAAAAGAATTGCTGACAAGCAATAATATAATTGCTAACGAAAACGATGATGTATTTCAACACAAAAACAAAAATTATTACAAACAAAATTTAATTTCTGTCAATGATTTAGAAGGCTTTAAATCATCAATTTATGTTTGGCTAGATGATTTTGCTGCAAGTAGTATCAATGTAGAGCTATACTTTTATATAAAAAGCGTTAGTGCTAAACAATATTATGATGAAAAAAGCAAAATATTAATGGAAATTATGAAAATAGTTGAGAAAAATGGTCTAAGTTTTGCTTTCCCTTCAACTAGCCTTTATATTGAAAAACTTCCAGATACAACAAAATAATTCAAATATCCTATTTTAAATTCAAGAATTTAAAATAGGAATTTTAATTTTATTTTTAAATTATTAAATAATAAAAATTATTATCTTTTATAAACTTTTATTTATTTTTTTTAATTATTATCAGAGTAAATATCGCTTTTAAAACCTTTATAATTCTTTAAATCAAGCATTTTTTACTAAGAATGTTTTATTTAATTTATTTAAAAGGAGAGAAATGTTATCAAAAATCAAAAACAACGAACTTTTACCTGCATTTTTATTATTATTTATGACATTTTTAGCAATATTTTTAAAAAATTCTTCATTTAGTGAATTTTACAATGCTTGTTTAGAAGCT
This is a stretch of genomic DNA from Campylobacter sp. RM12651. It encodes these proteins:
- a CDS encoding mechanosensitive ion channel family protein is translated as MRILFILLFGVFLYSNELLNNIDNFSTKNIKIEELNKFLADEKDENSQNKLKINSEIKELKNEKNQILAVFPTLITPENLDKNILKDIKKTNNDKILQAVEQNFYECLLEIISYLNSKEEHKTDLKNLIDERIKTISNYTSDNQEVKIKINSYTELLTYLRLNTDIFTTNDIFKQLDTNKFLSKFNSYFPEEVNKYINPGKVIICTLIMLFIFLLKKLVLKIIFAIILRVFKKNHDDHSLQLLQKSTKPLIALFYIYGLWLCFLIAFYPAPIMTLILTLFGIINTMAFTWLLITILDGYGVIIISKIAKRSGKKEIINLMLKILYFIIVFISILIILAKLGFDISAIIASLGIGGLAVALAAKDIIANFFASVLMLFDNSFSQSDWVEINGIEGTIVETGLRKTTIRTFDNCLVFIPNSTILNGNIKNYSKRKYGRRVRMSVGLTYDASTEQIQNFINDIKELLTSNNIIANENDDVFQHKNKNYYKQNLISVNDLEGFKSSIYVWLDDFAASSINVELYFYIKSVSAKQYYDEKSKILMEIMKIVEKNGLSFAFPSTSLYIEKLPDTTK